The Acidimicrobiales bacterium genomic sequence CAAAAAGCTGACAGCCCCCCGCTGGAACCAGGTTGGGAAGATCGCAGCGTCCTGCTCGTAGGTCGTACGAAGGAGTGGTCGTCTCAGCATTGGATCAGACCCTCCGAATCTCAGGCGTTCCGAACAGGCCGAATGGCCTGACGATCAGGACGATCATCATGACGATGTAGGGCACGATGGTCGAGTAACCGGGGCCAAGGGTGCTTCCGTAGTCGGCCAGGTACTGGCCGGCGAACACCTCGGCCGCAGCGATCATCAAGCCGCCATAGACGGCGCCGATGACCGAGTCGAGGCCGCCCAACACGATCACGGGCAACACTCGGAACGCCAGGATGGGGTGAACCTCCTGGCTGACGCTGCCACCTGGCGGGAACGGTGCCATGCCGTAGACGATGCCGCCCAAGGCGGCCAAGGCCACACCGAGCGCCCATGCGATGGCAAATACGCGCCCCACGTCGATGCCCTGGGCCATGGCGGCCTCTTGGTCGAACGCAACGGCCCTCATCGCCACGCCGAGACGCGACCGGTAGAACAGCACCACAGCCACGCCGGCAACCGCCGCGAAGATCATCGCTGCGACGTAGGACTTCGGCACGATTGCGCCCGCTACCTCCCACGATTCTGCACCCCACGGCACGTTCAACGAGCGGCCGGTCAGGGCGGTGGCGTCGAGGTTGAATGGCCTGATGGCCAGCTCGACGCCCAGGGTGATGACCGCCATGGCGAATAGGGGTTGTCCGACCATGGGCCTGATGGCGATGCGTTCGACCACCAGGCCGATCAGCGCAGCGATGAGCAGGGCCAAGCCGACGTTCAGCAGCCATTGCGGAATGCCGGGGGTGACACCCTCGTCAGGTGCCAGCGGATTCGACAGCGGCAAGAACGGCAGGCCGCCATCTGCGACCAGGATGGTGAGCACCATCGCACCGGTCATCGATAGGGCGCCGGCGGCGAAGTTGAGCACCTGCGTGCCCTTGAAGATGATGACGAAGCCAAGTCCCATGATCATGTAGACGCAGCCGAGGGCGACCGCCTTGACCAGCGTCTGTAGGAACGTGGCCCCGGTGCCCGCCTGGGCGAGCATGCCGAGGGTGCTCATTTATACATTTCCTCCACGAGGTCGCCGAACATCTCCATCATCGAGCTGCGCTTTATCTTCTGGGTCGCCGTCAGCTCGCCGTCTTCGTGATCGAGCTCCTTGGGCAGGAGCTTGAACTTGCGTACGTTCTCGACCCGGGCGAACTTCTCGTTCGTCTCGTCCACGACCTTTTGGATCAGCTCGATGACCTCGGGCTTCTCGGACAGGTCGCGGTAGGTCGTGTAGGGGATGCTCTGACGCAGGGCCCAGTTGCCCACGGTCTCGAGCTCTATTCCGATGAGTGCAGACAGGTACTTGCGCCCGTCGCCGATGACCATCGCCTCCTTGACGTAGGGCGAGGTCTTCAGGCTGTTCTCGATCTCGGATGGCGAGATGTTCTTGCCGCCCGACGTGATGATGATGTGCTTGATGCGGTCGATGATGCGCACGTGGGTACCGTCGACCCACTCGCCGACATCTCCGGTCATGAGCCAGCCGTCGTCGGTCATGGTCTCGGCCGTCTTGTCGGGCTTGTTCCAGTAACCGGCGAACACACCATCGTGTTTGCACTGGATCTCGCCGGTCTCGGGGTCGAGGCGCAGCTCGGTGCCGGGGTAGGGCTCACCGACGGTGCCCAGCTTGAGACGACCCGGGAAGTTGCAGGTGGCCACGGCCGAGTTCTCGGTCATGCCGTAGAGCTCGAAGACAGGCACGCCGATGCCCATGAAGAACTCGAGCACCTCTGGGGCGATTGGTGCCGCGCCGGTTCCGGCGTGACGCACATACCTGAGGCCGATTCGCTCGCGCATCGAGCGGAACACCAGTACGAAGCCGATGGCAGCCAGGATGCGGCTACCAAACGTGTGCTCGCCGCCGTTTTGCACCTTGGTGCGGCCCACCTTCTTGGCAAGGGCGTTGCCGAAGTTGAGCCACAGTCGCTTGAAGCGGCTGGCGTCTGCACCCTTGATGAGCGCCGTAGCGTGGAGGCGCTCCCAGATGCGGGGCACGGCGAAGAACAGCGTGGGCTGCACCTCGCGCAGGTTCAGCGCCACCGTGTCGATGGACTCTGCGAAGTTGAGGCAAGGGCCGTTGCCGACCATCGTCCAGGTCGAGAACACCCGCTCTGCCACGTGACACAGCGGCAGGTAGGTGACGATCAGATCCTTTTGATTGGGCGGGGTGCCATCGGGCATCCGGCCCTCGATGTTGATGATCTTCTCGATTGCGAACGCGGCGTTCTTGTTGGTGAGCATCGCACCCTTGGGAGGCCCGGTGGTGCCCGACGTGTAGACCAGCGTCATGATGTCGTCGTCGGTGGCCTCGGCCATGCGGGTGTCGACCGCGCCCGGGTTGGCCGCCCTGTGCTCGCGACCCATCTCGAGGAACGAGTCCCAGAACACGAGGCGCGGGTCGTCGTAGTCGCCGAAACCGCGCGGCTCGGTGAAGATGATCTTGCGGATGCACGAGGCGGTCTCGGCATCGACACTGAGCACCTTGTCGGCCTGCTCCTGGTCTTCGGCGAAGAACACGCAAGGCGTGCAGTCGCCGACCAGGTAGTCGACCTCTGCGGTGGGGTTCGTGGGATACAGACCGACGGTGACTCCGCGCACTGCCACCGTAGCCAGGTCGAGGATGACCCACTCGGGACGATCCTCGGAGTGGATCGCCACGCGATCGCCAGGCTCTACACCCAGGGCCAGCAGGCCGTGGGCAGCGGTCTCGATGAGGTCCCAGGTGCGCTCCCAGGTGTACTCCCGCCAGATGCCGAAGTCCTTTTCGCGCATGGCCACCGCTTCGGGTGTGCGAGTGGCCCAACCTTTCGCCATCGATGCGACCGTGCGGGCGCCAGTTCCGGTGCGTCCGGACTGCTCTTCGACGAGCGTCACATTTCCCCCTGTAGATGGTCGGTGGCTTCAGTTACCGACGTGGCGTCGGTCACACTGTTTGAGCGGGCCGTACCGTAGCCCACCTGACCGAGATCATCAATCCCCAAATGATCCCGGTGTAACGGTCAGTGAGCGTCGACGATCTCGCCCGCAGCAATCAGTCGTGTTTCGGCACGCTCGAGCGCAACCGCGGCCACCGAATCGTGTTCGTCGATGGCAAGGATGGCCTTGGCTCCGTCGCGCGCTGCACGGGCCCGCTCGACGTCGATGTCACCAGCGAGTTCGGCGATGTCGGACAGAACCGACACCGTGTTGTTGCTGACCTCGATGAAACCACCGTGCACGGCAGCCCTGATCGGCTCTGGGTTGTCGGTCGACCAGATCTGGACCACACCGATGGCCAAGGCACCGAGGAACGGAGCGTGGCCGTCCAGGAAGGCTATGTCCCCATCGAGGGTTCGGGTGAGCACCTGGGTTGCTTCACCAGACCACAACACCTGCTCTGGCGAGACGAGTTCTACGTTCATCGATTCTCTTCTCCGGACCCCCGAGGGGGACGTCAGGCGTTCTTCTGCAGTTCGGCGGCCTTGGCCATGGCAGACTCGGCGCCGCCGACCATGTAGAAGGCCTGCTCGGGCAGGTGGTCGAGCTCGCCGCTGACCAGAGCCTCGAACGACTCGATCGTCTCGTCGACCGGCGTGAAGATGCCGGCCTGGCCGGTGAACACCTCGGCCACGAACATCGGCTGCGACAAGAAGCGCTGCACCTTGCGGGCACGGTCGACGGTGATGCGGTCCTCTTCTGAGAGTTCGTCGAGGCCGAGAATGGCGATGATGTCCTGCAGCTCCTTGTAGCGCTGGAGAATCTCCTGCACACGGCGGGCTACGCGATAGTGACGGTCGCCGACGACGTCGGGCTGCAGGATCGTCGAGGTCGACGACAGCGGGTCGACGGCCGGATAGATACCAAGGGCCGCAATGTCACGGCTGAGCTCGGTAGTTCCGTCGAAGTGGGTGAACGAGGTGAACGGTGCCGGGTCGGTGTAGTCGTCAGCGGGGACGTACACGGCCTGCAGCGAGGTGATCGACTTGCCGCGGGTCGAGGTGATGCGCTCCTGCAGGTCGCCCATCTCGTCGGCCAGTGTGGGCTGATAACCCACGGCCGATGGCATACGGCCGAGCAGGGTCGACACCTCGGAACCCGCCTGTACGAACCGGAAGATGTTGTCGATGAACAGCAGCACGTCCTGGCCCTGAACATCGCGGAAGTACTCGGCCATGGTGACGCCGGCCAGTGCAACACGCAGGCGCACGCCAGGGGGCTCGTCCATCTGACCGAACACAAGGGCGGCCTTGGACAACACGGTCGCGGCGTCTTCGCCGGCACCCATCTT encodes the following:
- a CDS encoding branched-chain amino acid ABC transporter permease, whose translation is MSTLGMLAQAGTGATFLQTLVKAVALGCVYMIMGLGFVIIFKGTQVLNFAAGALSMTGAMVLTILVADGGLPFLPLSNPLAPDEGVTPGIPQWLLNVGLALLIAALIGLVVERIAIRPMVGQPLFAMAVITLGVELAIRPFNLDATALTGRSLNVPWGAESWEVAGAIVPKSYVAAMIFAAVAGVAVVLFYRSRLGVAMRAVAFDQEAAMAQGIDVGRVFAIAWALGVALAALGGIVYGMAPFPPGGSVSQEVHPILAFRVLPVIVLGGLDSVIGAVYGGLMIAAAEVFAGQYLADYGSTLGPGYSTIVPYIVMMIVLIVRPFGLFGTPEIRRV
- a CDS encoding AMP-binding protein, translated to MTLVEEQSGRTGTGARTVASMAKGWATRTPEAVAMREKDFGIWREYTWERTWDLIETAAHGLLALGVEPGDRVAIHSEDRPEWVILDLATVAVRGVTVGLYPTNPTAEVDYLVGDCTPCVFFAEDQEQADKVLSVDAETASCIRKIIFTEPRGFGDYDDPRLVFWDSFLEMGREHRAANPGAVDTRMAEATDDDIMTLVYTSGTTGPPKGAMLTNKNAAFAIEKIINIEGRMPDGTPPNQKDLIVTYLPLCHVAERVFSTWTMVGNGPCLNFAESIDTVALNLREVQPTLFFAVPRIWERLHATALIKGADASRFKRLWLNFGNALAKKVGRTKVQNGGEHTFGSRILAAIGFVLVFRSMRERIGLRYVRHAGTGAAPIAPEVLEFFMGIGVPVFELYGMTENSAVATCNFPGRLKLGTVGEPYPGTELRLDPETGEIQCKHDGVFAGYWNKPDKTAETMTDDGWLMTGDVGEWVDGTHVRIIDRIKHIIITSGGKNISPSEIENSLKTSPYVKEAMVIGDGRKYLSALIGIELETVGNWALRQSIPYTTYRDLSEKPEVIELIQKVVDETNEKFARVENVRKFKLLPKELDHEDGELTATQKIKRSSMMEMFGDLVEEMYK
- a CDS encoding F0F1 ATP synthase subunit epsilon, producing the protein MNVELVSPEQVLWSGEATQVLTRTLDGDIAFLDGHAPFLGALAIGVVQIWSTDNPEPIRAAVHGGFIEVSNNTVSVLSDIAELAGDIDVERARAARDGAKAILAIDEHDSVAAVALERAETRLIAAGEIVDAH
- the atpD gene encoding F0F1 ATP synthase subunit beta translates to MRCPRSTPRSFEVVVDGESTTIMAEVAQQIGHSRIRAIALKPTDGLTRGTPVTNTGAGIMVPVGDATLGHVWNVIGEPLDVPVESVQVKERWPIHRPAPLFDALEPSAKMFETGIKVIDLLTPYKEGGKIGLFGGAGVGKTVLIQEMITRVATNHGGVSVFAGVGERTREGTDLFIEMGEAKMGAGEDAATVLSKAALVFGQMDEPPGVRLRVALAGVTMAEYFRDVQGQDVLLFIDNIFRFVQAGSEVSTLLGRMPSAVGYQPTLADEMGDLQERITSTRGKSITSLQAVYVPADDYTDPAPFTSFTHFDGTTELSRDIAALGIYPAVDPLSSTSTILQPDVVGDRHYRVARRVQEILQRYKELQDIIAILGLDELSEEDRITVDRARKVQRFLSQPMFVAEVFTGQAGIFTPVDETIESFEALVSGELDHLPEQAFYMVGGAESAMAKAAELQKNA